A window of Lagenorhynchus albirostris chromosome 11, mLagAlb1.1, whole genome shotgun sequence contains these coding sequences:
- the SGSM3 gene encoding small G protein signaling modulator 3 isoform X5 has translation MSGSHIPSASGPFSALTPSMWPQEILAKYTQKEEAVEQPEFCYDEFGFRVDKEGTDGAPRPGQLLEDPPQRLRWQAHLEFTHNHDVGDLTWDKIAISLPRSEKLRSLVLAGVPHSMRPQLWMRLSGALQKKRNSELSYREIVKDSANDETVAAKQGPPASFRGVSVSGVQRLCACSAPHRLLWAGCQQIEKDLLRTMPSNACFAHVSSVGVPRLRRVLRALAWLYPEIGYCQGTGMVAACLLLFLEEEDAFWMMCAIIEDLLPASYFSTTLLGVQTDQRLLRHLIVQYLPRLDRLLQEHDIELSLITLHWFLTAFASVVHIRLLLRLWDLFFYEGSLVLFQATLGMLRLKEEELIQSENSASIFNTLSDIPSQMEDADLLLGEAMRLAGSLTDVAVESQRRKHLAYLLADQGQLLGASPTASLSQVVRRRTQRRKSGITSLLFGEDDLEALKAKNIKQTELVADLREAILRVARHFQCTDPKNCSVELSPDYSMESHQRDHENYVACLRGHPRRAKALLDFERHDDDELGFRKNDIITIISQKDEHCWVGELNGLRGWFPAKFVEVLDERSKEYSIAGDDSVTEGVTDLVRGTLCPALKALFEHGLKKPSLLGGACHPWLFIEEAAGREVERDFDSVYSRLVLCKTYRLDEDGKVLTPEELLYRAVQSVNVTHDAAHAQMDVKLRSLICVGLNEQVLHLWLEVLCSSLPTVEKWYQPWSFLRSPGWVQIKCELRRRSSP, from the exons ATGTCAG GAAGCCACATACCTTCTGCCAGTGGCCCCTTCTCAGCCCTGACTCCTAGCATGTGGCCCCAGGAGATCCTGGCCAAGTACACACAG AAGGAAGAGGCAGTGGAGCAACCAGAGTTCTGCTATGATGAGTTCGGCTTCCGCGTGGACAAGGAAG GCACAGACGGCGCCCCCCGCCCAGGCCAGCTGCTGGAGGACCCCCCCCAGAGGCTGCGCTGGCAGGCCCACCTGGAGTTCACCCACAACCACGACGTGGGAGACCTCACCTGGGACAAGATTGCCATCTCCCTGCCCCGCTCAGAGAAGCTCCGCTCCCTGGTGCTGGCCGGGGTGCCGCACAGCATGAGGCCGCAG CTGTGGATGCGGCTCTCCGGGGCCCTGCAGAAGAAGAGGAACTCCGAGCTGTCCTACCGAGAGATCGTGAAGGACAGCGCCAACGATGAGACCGTTGCTGCCAAGCAG GGGCCCCCGGCCTCCTTCCGGGGGGTCTCGGTGTCAGGGGTGCAGAGGCTGTGCGCCTGCTCTGCGCCTCACAGGCTCTTGTGGGCGGGCTGCCAGCAGATTGAGAAGGACTTGCTCCGCACCATGCCCAGCAACGCCTGCTTCGCCCACGTGAGCAGCGTGGGTGTACCCCGCCTGCGCAGGGTGCTCCGAGCGCTGGCCTGGCTCTACCCGGAGATCGGCTACTGCCAGGGCACGGGCATG GTGGCTGCCTGCCTCCTGCtgttcctggaggaggaggacgcCTTCTGGATGATGTGCGCCATCATCGAGGACCTGCTCCCCGCCTCCTACTTCAGCACCACCCTGCTGGGCGTCCAGACCGACCAGCGGCTCCTGCGCCACCTCATCGTCCAGTACCTGCCTCGGCTGGACAGGCTGCTCCAGGAGCATGACATCG AGCTGTCCCTCATCACACTGCACTGGTTCCTCACGGCCTTCGCCAGCGTGGTGCACATCAGGCTGCTGCTGCGCCTCTGGGACCTGTTTTTCTACGAGGGCTCCCTGGTGCTGTTCCAGGCCACGCTGGGCATGTTGCGCCTCAAG GAGGAGGAGCTGATCCAGTCGGAGAATTCGGCCTCCATCTTCAACACGCTGTCGGACATACCGTCGCAGATGGAGGACGCGGACCTGCTGCTGGGGGAGGCCATGCGGCTGGCGGGCTCCCTCACTGACGTGGCCGTGGAGAGCCAGCGCCGCAAGCACCTGGCGTACCTCCTAGCCGACCAGGGCCAGCTCCTGGGCGCCAGCCCCACCGCCAGCCTCTCTCAG GTTGTCCGCCGCAGGACCCAGCGGAGGAAGTCTGGCATCACGTCGCTGCTCTTTG gGGAGGACGACCTGGAGGCGCTCAAGGCCAAGAACATCAAGCAGACGGAGCTGGTGGCCGACCTCCGGGAAGCCATCCTGCGCGTGGCACGCCACTTCCAGTGCACAGACCCCAAGAACTGCAGTGTG gagCTGAGCCCGGACTACAGCATGGAGAGCCACCAGAGGGACCACGAGAACTACGTGGCATGCTTGCGCGGCCACCCACGCCGGGCCAAGGCCCTACTGGACTTCGAGCGCCACGATGATGACGAGCTGGGCTTCCGCAAGAACGACATCATTACG ATCATCTCCCAGAAGGACGAGCACTGCTGGGTGGGGGAGCTGAATGGCCTGAGAG GCTGGTTTCCAGCAAAGTTCGTGGAAGTCCTGGATGAGCGGAGCAAGGAG TACTCCATCGCGGGGGACGATTCTGTGACAGAGGGGGTCACGGACCTCGTGCGAGGgaccctctgcccagccctgaaGGCCCTGTTTGAACACGGACTGAAGAAGCCTTCCCTGCTTGGGGGCGCCTGCCACCCCTGGCTGTTCATCGAGGAG GCGGCGGGCCGGGAGGTTGAGAGAGACTTCGACTCGGTGTATTCGCGCCTAGTGCTGTGTAAGACGTACAG GTTGGATGAAGATGGCAAAGTCCTGACCCCAGAGGAGCTGCTCTACCGG GCCGTGCAGTCCGTTAACGTGACGCATGACGCTGCACACGCACAAATGGACGTCAAGCTCCGCTCCCTCATCTGCGTGGGGCTCAA TGAGCAGGTCCTGCACCTGTGGCTGGAGGTGCTCTGCTCCAGCCTGCCCACCGTGGAGAAGTGGTACCAGCCCTGGTCCTTCCTGCGCAGCCCCGGCTGGGTCCAGATCAAGTGCGAGCTGAG GAGGAGAAGCAGCCCCTGA